TACATGTTTAAGTAAATGTTGACTGATTTTCAGTTTCTTTGTGCATTATACCCATGGAAGTAAGTATTtagtatactttatttattttgacatacAAGCTAAATATTCCTTCATcagtattttgatttttaaaaatgtaggttcatgttaataaatgtaaattgttagataaaatattttaatgttatcaatTTTGTTGTACATAAATGTGACTTTTGTTTAACTAGtgcaaataaatgtatattgtgaatacatttgttgtttttattaaccgacttcaaaaaagaagaaggttatcaattcgactgaattattttttgtgtttgttatctgttttttttatctatctagttcctgagatttgcTCGTTCAAACAAATGCTTAATAAGCCCCCCCCCCTGTTTTCCTTAcatgtatttgttatataagtgTCTTGCTTTTCTCTCTCcaaaaaaatttgattcaaGATAACGTCCGGTATGTACGGGTAACGGGTACGCTAGAAAAGGTTTctcttttgtttgtgttttttctatgttcttctgtaaatgtaatgtaatgtatatatgtaatgtaatgttttgtgTGCAGTAAAGTATTATCTTTCTATTATCTAAAAGATAAATGTATATGGTCTAAGTAGGAACATCGTttccattaataaaaataaaacaagatgattataaaaaatataccagCTCCGTTTATCTTCCTAATGTCTTATTTCTATACATACTTAAAAAGActtaaaagtaacaaacaatattatatagagaGTCAGAGTTTTCTCTATCACCACCAACACCCTATTCGGCTGCTAAATAACCCTTGACCTTTCACGTTTCAATCACGAGAACTCGTGAAATCTGAAATATCTAGaccataatatgtaaaactgttaatttatcaatatggaatattctagaaaattctaAGACTTTATAAACTTACTGacaatattattctataattactatgtttaatataatgatgttCGTAAGAGATAAAATATCACAgatttttgcataaaaataattattcagatTAGGTGTTGCCTAATCGTTACAACTAACAATCACcgatatttaattgatattaggAGAAGGGATTatacgttatttataaaaacttttactttatttctcCAATCTCATCAATCAAATATGAGAGCACATAACatcttctttattatttagtcaAAACACAATTACTAATTCAGCTTGTAAATAAACTTACTAtctataaattgtgttttcttTAAGTTATTTACATGCTCTATGGACTTTATATCTTAGGATACAAATTAACGATATTTTCAATAGTAATATCCATATCACTAGAGCCATAGTATCGTTAAAGTAGTTTCCCGATAAGCCCAAATATTCCAGATAATATTTGGGGTCTTTGAAAAGgcagataattttaaaacatggcAACTTTTCTCGACCAAATCCGTAAACGGTTTGCAGGAATGCGTCAAAAGCGTAACGGAAATATGATATGAGTGCAAAAGGTTGGAGATAAGATGGCATCTCCTTGTACGGGATGAAGAATTCAGAGAACATCAACATTGGAATATTCGCAGCGGGGACAACAAAAAGGCCAAgctgaaaaagaaatatcatttatattagtgATTGTTACTTAGTATTTCGTAACTAGAGAgttctatataattaacaaaaaatttggTGAGTAGATAGgtaatttaagattatttacaaaatttgaataagtACGTTTAATAACGCAAGTTGTACATAGATTTTACACAAATCTATATAGTGACAATATAATTGCGATATCCGAACATAAGTGTAatcacaaataacataataatgtgGTAGTAGTATAATATTGGCTACATACcatgcaattaaaaatattataactcaaaaggttaattaaaaaaatttacctTGACATCACAAGCGGCACCGACCACTAACCCAAAGGTTTGCGCTAATATTGTAATGAGGGTACAAATAAGCCAAGCGAGGGCCAAACGATTCATTTCCATTGGCTGAGAAGTGAAGTACCACGCTGGGAATACGAACACCGAAGCACATAATAACTGCAAAAGCAACAAAAAGTACgtcaacatttttaatctatgtagatcttatataactatatatatatatatgtgccaCTGAAAAACGTTCCCCCAACGGAACATTTCAAAGATAAGACGAAGGATAATTGTTTGTGCGTAATAGGACTTTCAAGATAACGCGTTTGCTCAATTGCTGGATCTCTGAAAATGTTGGGCAAAAAAGGCTTTTTAAGACTTCATGCTTACNNNNNNNNNNNNNNNNNNNNNNNNNNNNNNNNNNNNNNNNNNNNNNNNNNNNNNNNNNNNNNNNNNNNNNNNNNNNNNNNNNNNNNNNNNNNNNNNNNNNNNNNNNNNNNNNNNNNNNNNNNNNNNNNNNNNNNNNNNNNNNNNNNNNNNNNNNNNNNNNNNNNNNNNNNNNNNNNNNNNNNNNNNNNNNNNNNNNNNNNNNNNNNNNNNNNNNNNNNNNNNNNNNNNNNNNNNNNNNNNNNNNNNNNNNNNNNNNNNNNNNNNNNNNNNNNNNNNNNNNNNNNNNNNNNNNNNNNNNNNNNNNNNNNNNNNNNNNNNNNNNNNNNNNNNNNNNNNNNNNNNNNNNNNNNNNNNNNNNNNNNNNNNNNNNNNNNNNNNNNNNNNNNNNNNNNNNNNNNNNNNNNNNNNNNNNNNNNNNNNNNNNNNNNNNNNNNNNNNNNNNNNNNNNNNNNNNNNNNNNNNNNNNNNNNNNNNNNNNNNNNNNNNNNNNNNNNNNNNNNNNNNNNNNNNNNNNNNNNNNNNNNNNNNNNNNNNNNNNNNNNNNNNNNNNNNNNNNNNNNNNNNNNNNNNNNNNNNNNNNNNNNNNNNNNNNNNNNNNNNNNNNNNNNNNNNNNNNNNNNNNNNNNNNNNNNNNNNNNNNNNNNNNNNNNNNNNNNNNNNNNNNNNNNNNNNNNNNNNNNNNNNNNNNNNNNNNNNNNNNNNNNNNNNNNNNNNNNNNNNNNNNNNNNNNNNNNNNNNNNNNNNNNNNNNNNNNNNNNNNNNNNNNNNNNNNNNNNNNNNNNNNNNNNNNNNNNNNNNNNNNNNNNNNNNNNNNNNNNNNNNNNNNNNNNNNNNNNNNNNNNNNNNNNNNNNNNNNNNNNNNNNNNNNNNNNNNNNNNNNNNNNNNNNNNNNNNNNNNNNNNNNNNNNNNNNNNNNNNNNNNNNNNNNNNNNNNNNNNNNNNNNNNNNNNNNNNNNNNNNNNNNNNNNNNNNNNNNNNNNNNNNNNNNNNNNNNNNNNNNGACGGTGCTGCGTGATTTGACCGTGTATAAATGTGgaaacataaatgtatttaaagatttagtGTGCACAGTAATTAAGTAAGTTtaagtgttattattattttttttttctttttatctgcTACTTAGCCAtctgtttattaaaacaataatctaaAATGGTCTCAGATTTTCATccgttaaaatgttattaagcTGAGATGCACATCCAGTGATGCATATCTCATCTTTTGTCTGCGAATCTTATCAGCGAATCTTATCCTGCAGCTCCGCAGCTAACTTATTTTTGTGATGGCTCAGTCTACCTTGGTATTTCTTGctgtttaattcaatttcttgCTTCACTGTCAGTAGTTTGAGGTCtagatttacatatttattgcttatGTGTGGTGGGATATTGAACATGGCTCTCATAGTCTTATTTTGAAACCTTTCAAGAATTTCGATATTGCTATGGCTGGCTGTTCCCCAGAGCTGAATGCCATAAGTCCACACTGGCTTTAGAATGGCTTTATATATAGCCATTTTACTAGCTTCAGTCAACTGTGACTTACGTCCGATTAGCCAATACATACTACGTACTTTGCAGTCTAATTGTTTCCTTTTAGTCCATATGTGTTTGCGCCAAGTAAGACGACGGTCAAGATGTATACCCAAGTATTTTGCGTCGTCAGATTGTGGGATCTCAATATTGTAAAGCTTGACTGGAGGACAGGTTTTCGTTTTAAGAGTAAAAGTTACTTGAACTGACTTATATGTATTAACCTTCATCCGCCATTTATTAAGCCATGTTTCGATTTGGGTCAGGTCAGATTGAAGGTTTTCTGATGCGATATTTGGATTTGCATGGGACGTGAGGAGAGCCGTATCATCTGCATATGTCGCAGCAATGGTGTTGTCATGAGTTGGTAGATCTGCTGTGTACAAAAGATAGAGAACTGGCCCTAATATGCTACCTTGAGGCACTCCTGATTTAATTGCATGCATGTCTGATGTATcagaattgtattttaattttaagtgttattgtaaaataaattttcagcgTAAATATACTGAACTGTTTTGAAATGATCTTAAAAAAGCGGTCGCGCCATACATCAAGCCAAGCTTTTGACAAATTGCTTACTATAGAAGTATCGCTTAATTTTTGGTACTcacgatatattatattcttacaaGAATAGGTacctaacaatattttttagagCTGACGAAGTTGTGTGGCTCGGATAGtaaataagtaagtaaattataaagaacCTACCTGTACAGGGAGATCAACGATAATTTTCGATGCACAATACGTAGACAAATAGTAccatttgtttaaatgttcTTGTATCACCACTGTTGCTTCCACAGGGACTAAAAAAAGATTAAGGTACatctcattaattatttaatcaacttAAGactttatcaaatttataatgtatatgttatagtaattatttattgagctTACAAGTGTGTATCGTCGGCATGGCGTTAGAGAAATACAGGAAAAGCAGGAAGAAGAATAGACAACCAGTGTTGGATATTGTTCTGCCGCCATCTTGTCCTGCGCCTTGATACAACGCACCAAGCAGTAATGCAACAACAAAATGTGTAACGACTCGAAtctgaaaaaatatagttGTGATGAAACATAATGATAGTAAGTTAGGACTAATAAggataatattagaatatattggGTATTCTTTGGTACATAAGTAATCAGACAATACTCTTTACAAACCTGTGTCAAATGTACATCTCTTAAAGCTCCTAAACACCCTCTCCACAGAAGAGATCTCATTTGTTGTCTGTAGCCTGCCGCGTAGCCATCTGCTTCAAATGGCGTGTTTGATTTCAATAAGGCCTCTGCTTCAGGTGACTTAACTGTAGAAAATGCAATGAAAACTAAGTGTAAGTATATGGAGTTTGGATTTATACCgaggattttttattttgtaattccATGTTTATTCACAGATATAGGTCTCATAACATTGCCATTAAAACGATATAACACGGAATTTACAACTtcatttaaagaattaatcTTACTAGTGTAATGAATATGTAGATTTTATGCgcatttattactaaattgaGAAATACTTTTCCTTGAGACAAATATAAGCTCTGccagattttttaattattgatattatattaaatatctctCGACTAGGATAAAAACtaactaaaaaaaagtaaaacataGCCTATGTCAACCTGGAATAATCTACCCAGGTGTCTGTCGGtgatacaatttttcaaatcgaagaCTGttcatttcaaacaaacaaacaaataaacaatcaaatatttcCATTACAATTATAGCCAATGGCCTAGCGTGTGCATAAGGAATTGATACGCCAGATACGACGGTAGCCCCtgataatacttttttttttacttcagtCTGATGAATGTGATTACACTTTGAGATTACTTTATACCTTTTTCATGTTTCTGCTGGATAGTTCTCTCAGTAAGTTTTCTCATTTCAGATGCATATGTTTTTGCTTCCATTTCTAATAGCGATAGGTTTCCTGTGTGTTCACCGGTTGCTATTTCTAGAActgaaaattatgtaataatacagaattattataagaattttcCTTAGCATGACAGGTATTGTAGAACAGGTACTCGACAAAAAATTTCTATatcatatagatattatatatagatataatcaaatttataaaaactttcaaaGACAAGTCATATACTAACGGTAATCCGCCATGTTGTAATAATGCGGGCATACGAATCCGGATTTCTTCAGCGTCTCTGGCAAATCGGATATAGCGCCGGCGTATATCGTCCTGCCATTGGCTAATAGGATGACGTCATCAGCAGAAGTGAACAGTTGTGATGATGGTTGGTGGATCACACAGGCAACAGTTCGCCCGCTGTTAGCCACTGATCGTAGTGCTTGGGCTACCGACATTGATGAGACTGAGTCTAGACCACTGGAAATTGTGTTAtgccttaattaaaaaaaaattgcgtttataaaacttttatatattataatgcaatttcacaattattatataggataaaaaaaatttggtcAAATTTTAGCTCATATACCTAAAAATACCATTGAACAGACAAAAGAGGTAGTGCAGGAAGCAATTGCTGAatgaaaatgatgaaatttaaAGCATAACATCACAGGTAACATGATTCTATACtagataatgttatattatctgtgttaaTACGTAACTTCACTAGGCGCGACACTAGCGACCATTTAAAAAAGTACTATGTGCTCGCGATTGAATCGCAATTAACGCACTATAGTATGTGATCATTAACTTAGTACAAGTTGTTAGGTTATTTACCTATGCGTAgtgtagtattatattatctgtggtatgaTTTATCGGTGCAGTATGATGTGATCTGTGCCAATGCATTGAGAGCAATGTataattgacattttattttgttgtaagaccttgttatatatagaaaatattttttattgcatattttaagagactactagctgtgacccgcggttgaaaccgcgtaagcgtgctgcgtaaccgtatcccgtaggaatatcggtataaaaagtgcctatgtgttatttcagttgtccagctatctacgaagcaaaatagtattattattcaccaatagatgtcaggaaaaaaaaacacgaataaaacacgaatatgacattttctaaaaaaaattcctagctagatcgatgtATCGCCCCcaaaacccctatatactaaatttcatgaaaatcgttggagccgattccgagattccaattatatatatatatatatatacaagaattgctcgtttaaaggtataagatatattaaaacgaaaaaaatatatgatgacGTCATACACAGGATATAAAGGTGTTCCTTTCCAAATTGAGCTCAGATACATTTATAGTAATGTCAATACTtacagaaatttatttttaattatactagcACAGGCAAAAATTGATTGCTCTATATGTTCATAGTCTACATAGCATAGCAACATACTATGGTATTAATGACGTTAAAtcaatattctaaataattaaaccatACGggtatctttattttttatttagttttgatttaaataaaaattaaacaagaaaatacaaatattgaaaagcTGTCAATTGTCAAAATGCAGGTTGACATAAGGTGtatgttgttaaataaaaaacgttaatattatgaatgttttgaaattaatgtatcTAAAATATAGATTCCAAAACAAATTTAGTGCATTATAATATGCCTTCTTGTTCTTAGTTCTTCGGATGTTATTTGGGTTTCTACTTACCTAGTGGGTTCATCCAAGAGCATGATAGTTGGGTCAGTTAGCAGTTCGCAGGCTATCGTCAACCGTTTTCTTTCCCCGCCCGAAAGCAAACCGGTTCTTGTGTTAAATACTTCATTGATGCCTAATTGCTTGGATACTGATTCAATctgtaatagaaaaaaaaattataaattagggTAGAatgtaatcaaattaaattatt
Above is a genomic segment from Zerene cesonia ecotype Mississippi chromosome 19, Zerene_cesonia_1.1, whole genome shotgun sequence containing:
- the LOC119834600 gene encoding ATP-binding cassette sub-family G member 4-like isoform X2; protein product: MDLERGQDDASLEDGICLAFNDIVCSIKIPFDARSWFRRTKAPQAREQLILNGACGAIRPGRLTFILGPSGAGKTSLMKILAGRKKSGVSGSVLGAGRDVVLVAQHATLIDTLTVKETLQFAASLKLPNATRNERNHTIESVSKQLGINEVFNTRTGLLSGGERKRLTIACELLTDPTIMLLDEPTSGLDSVSSMSVAQALRSVANSGRTVACVIHQPSSQLFTSADDVILLANGRTIYAGAISDLPETLKKSGFVCPHYYNMADYLLEIATGEHTGNLSLLEMEAKTYASEMRKLTERTIQQKHEKVKSPEAEALLKSNTPFEADGYAAGYRQQMRSLLWRGCLGALRDVHLTQIRVVTHFVVALLLGALYQGAGQDGGRTISNTGCLFFFLLFLYFSNAMPTIHTFPVEATVVIQEHLNKWYYLSTYCASKIIVDLPVQLLCASVFVFPAWYFTSQPMEMNRLALAWLICTLITILAQTFGLVVGAACDVKLGLFVVPAANIPMLMFSEFFIPYKEMPSYLQPFALISYFRYAFDAFLQTVYGFGREKLPCFKIICLFKDPKYYLEYLGLSGNYFNDTMALVIWILLLKISLICILRYKVHRACK
- the LOC119834600 gene encoding ATP-binding cassette sub-family G member 4-like isoform X1; the protein is MNCTMDLEIGEISGTKIKPNITLFTDLTYKVKARSWFRRTKAPQAREQLILNGACGAIRPGRLTFILGPSGAGKTSLMKILAGRKKSGVSGSVLGAGRDVVLVAQHATLIDTLTVKETLQFAASLKLPNATRNERNHTIESVSKQLGINEVFNTRTGLLSGGERKRLTIACELLTDPTIMLLDEPTSGLDSVSSMSVAQALRSVANSGRTVACVIHQPSSQLFTSADDVILLANGRTIYAGAISDLPETLKKSGFVCPHYYNMADYLLEIATGEHTGNLSLLEMEAKTYASEMRKLTERTIQQKHEKVKSPEAEALLKSNTPFEADGYAAGYRQQMRSLLWRGCLGALRDVHLTQIRVVTHFVVALLLGALYQGAGQDGGRTISNTGCLFFFLLFLYFSNAMPTIHTFPVEATVVIQEHLNKWYYLSTYCASKIIVDLPVQLLCASVFVFPAWYFTSQPMEMNRLALAWLICTLITILAQTFGLVVGAACDVKLGLFVVPAANIPMLMFSEFFIPYKEMPSYLQPFALISYFRYAFDAFLQTVYGFGREKLPCFKIICLFKDPKYYLEYLGLSGNYFNDTMALVIWILLLKISLICILRYKVHRACK